A segment of the Gemmatimonadota bacterium genome:
CCACCAGCCCCAGCGGCTGAACGCGAGCCTGAACCTGCTTGGTGCCGCGGCTAAAGGTAATCACGATGGGCAAACCGCCGGTATTGCAGGATTCGAGGGCGAAGCCTCGAGAGGAATAGCACACCCGTATGCTGTCCCCGGTGGCCGTCGTAACGTCCGCGGAAAACTCATCCACAAAGTTCAGCGTGGTGATCGTGTCGCTCGTGCTGTGTACGACCCAGGCGCGATCCGTGGCGGGGTCGATGATCAGGCGAGCTGTCGAGCCGCGCTCGACAGCCACCATCTTGGCGCGCGCGGAAAGCCAGATGTATCCGTTGCGGGCGTTGACCACCGCCCAGGAATCGCGGACCCCGCCTGCGGGCAGCATGGCAATGGCTACGAGGATCGCAGCGATGACGACCGCAATCAGTGCCTCGACCAGGGTGAACCCCGCCTCTCGCACCCTCATGAAGCGCCCCCCCGATCGCGGTGTAGGCGTACCCGGCTGCATCCCGCCATTGGGAGGTCGACGCATGTGGCGTCTCCACCATCAGGCTGGCCGAGCGCGACGGCGCGGCCGTGGCCGGCGCGGGGACGCATCCGAAGCAAGATAGCAGATCCGTGCCTGCAATCAAGGGCTTGGGCAACAACAACTTCCGGGCCTTCGAGGGCTGCGGTCGCCGCAAAAAATGCGGGGTTCCCCACTTTTTTGCGGCTAGAAGCTGGGCACCCAGGCGCGGCTCGCGGGTCGGAACGGGCGGTTCAGTGCGGGGGAGCGGAGCAGCGCGCGGCGCAGCGCGCAGGAGGAGTAATCGATCCGGCCGCCGACGCTGGATTCCTGGGTCGCGGAAGCGACGCGGGCGGCGCCGTGAACGACGGCGCCGCGCTGCAGCACCAGCCGGCCGGCGACGGCCACGGCGCCGTAGAATCGCGCGTCAGAGGAGAAAGTGAGATCACCCTGCACAGCCAGTACGCCCTGCCCTGCGCCCCCGCTCACTGACAGGCTTCCGGATGCGAAGATCAGTGGGAAGTATGCGCCACACGGCCCGGTGGGATCGAGGGGCGCACCCCAGTTCCCCGGCGCCGCTTCGTTGCACCGGCCGTTGGAGTAGGTGGGCTGCAAGTGCACGGTGCTATCCTCGATGCGGTCCGCAATGGCCGGCAGGTCTTCAAAGCGGAGCGGTCCGAGGTCGAGCGGCGTCGTCCGCTCGAGGCCGGTGGCGGCTGCGAGCGGCGGCCGGCCCAGGACCGCCGCACCGGGGAGGATGCTGACCCGCGCAGGCGCCGCGGCCAGGATAGCGGGGCGCACCAGCCCGTCCTCCTCCTCCGCTCCGGGTTCTGCGGGCACGCTGGCGGGGCACAGGCTGTCCGGCCAGGGCGGCGGGGGGGCCTGGGCATGCAGGGCATCGACGGAGCCGCTGGCGAGCACGCTTGCCGCTCCCTGCACTGTCAGGGCAGCGGCCAAAGCGCCCTGGGCAAGCGCGAGATCGAGCCCCCGGACCAGGAACCCGGCTCGCGCCGAAGCCGCCTCGCCGCTGGATCGCGTCAGACTGGCCCGTGTCCGGAGCAGGAACAAGCCACCTGCCAGCCGTTCCAGGGCGGCGGCGTAACGGACGCCGTCGGGAAGGGTGCCGGCAGCGGCGGGCAGCGAGCGCAGCTCGCCCACGCGCATGTCCGCGTAGGCCGCTGTGCGCCAGGCCGCCAGCGCGCGACTGACGGCGGAGGCGGCGCCCAATCGCGCGTGCAGTGCGTCGCTGTGGCTCTGGGCAATGCGCAACTCCTGCGTGCTCACGTAAAGCAAGCTGGCCGTGAGGAGCTCGAGGCCCACCAGCACCAGGAACGCGAGAGCCAGCACGGCACCGGTACGGGTCCGCTTCACGGCCCCTCCCGTGGCGGACCTGCCCCAGCCGCCTGGCTGGCGGGATTAAGCAAG
Coding sequences within it:
- a CDS encoding type II secretion system protein, whose amino-acid sequence is MRVREAGFTLVEALIAVVIAAILVAIAMLPAGGVRDSWAVVNARNGYIWLSARAKMVAVERGSTARLIIDPATDRAWVVHSTSDTITTLNFVDEFSADVTTATGDSIRVCYSSRGFALESCNTGGLPIVITFSRGTKQVQARVQPLGLVESL